One Pullulanibacillus sp. KACC 23026 DNA segment encodes these proteins:
- a CDS encoding FGGY-family carbohydrate kinase has product MEVNQVNIKQAIADGQTSLGIELGSTRIKAVLIDSSFNTIASGGYEWENRLENGFWTYSLVDIITGLQTAYSELKQEVERHYGMTIRTIGSIGISAMMHGYMAFDNTGELLVPFRTWRNTTTSVAAKELTDQFQFNIPERWSVAHLYQAILNEEKHVPRIDFITTLSGFIHWLLTGEKAIGIGDASGMFPIDEMTHDYNDSMVKQFDELITSKAYPWKLRDILPKVCLSGEQAGQLTEIGAKILDRSFNLQPGIPLCPPEGDAGTGMVATNSVRKRTGNVSVGTSVFAMIVLEKELSKVYSEIDMVTTPNGSPVAMVHANNCSSDLNAWIGLFREFYESMGQMVDNDRLFEVLLNKALEADPDGGGLLSYGYLSGETITGLEKGRPLFVRSPESRFNLANFMRTHLFTAFGALKIGMDILTRQESVAIDRILAHGGLFKTPLVGQKIVAAAMNVPVSVMATAGEGGAWGMAILASYLINQAQNESLEDFLDQSVFKEVEGQEIYPDADDVKGFETFIERYTRGLVIEQAAVDHLVENGRD; this is encoded by the coding sequence ATGGAAGTGAATCAAGTTAACATCAAACAAGCCATTGCAGATGGCCAAACATCACTAGGAATAGAATTAGGTTCTACTCGCATTAAAGCCGTGTTGATCGATTCGAGTTTTAACACAATCGCATCAGGAGGCTATGAGTGGGAGAATCGGTTGGAAAATGGTTTCTGGACGTACAGTTTAGTGGATATAATCACGGGCTTGCAGACAGCTTATAGTGAATTGAAGCAAGAAGTGGAACGGCATTATGGGATGACCATTCGGACAATCGGTTCTATTGGAATTTCCGCCATGATGCACGGTTATATGGCTTTTGACAATACCGGCGAGCTTTTAGTGCCGTTTCGAACGTGGCGAAATACGACAACGAGCGTTGCAGCGAAAGAATTAACGGATCAATTCCAATTCAATATTCCAGAGAGGTGGAGCGTTGCTCACCTTTATCAAGCGATACTAAATGAAGAGAAGCATGTACCTCGCATTGATTTTATAACCACTTTATCTGGATTCATTCATTGGTTACTAACGGGTGAAAAAGCGATTGGAATCGGTGATGCGTCTGGCATGTTCCCAATTGATGAAATGACGCATGATTACAATGACTCGATGGTTAAGCAATTTGATGAACTTATTACGAGCAAAGCTTATCCTTGGAAGCTACGAGACATTCTCCCTAAAGTTTGTCTTTCAGGTGAGCAAGCGGGTCAATTGACCGAAATTGGGGCGAAAATTCTAGATCGCTCATTCAATCTGCAGCCTGGAATACCGCTTTGTCCGCCAGAAGGGGATGCGGGAACGGGAATGGTAGCGACAAATAGTGTTAGGAAACGGACGGGTAACGTCTCTGTTGGAACCTCCGTCTTTGCCATGATTGTCTTAGAAAAAGAACTTTCAAAGGTGTATTCGGAAATCGATATGGTTACGACACCAAACGGCAGTCCGGTTGCGATGGTTCATGCGAATAACTGTTCAAGTGATCTGAATGCTTGGATTGGATTATTCCGTGAATTCTATGAATCTATGGGACAAATGGTAGATAATGATCGCTTATTCGAAGTCCTTCTAAATAAAGCATTGGAAGCGGATCCAGATGGTGGCGGTTTGCTAAGCTATGGCTATCTTTCTGGTGAAACGATTACAGGGTTAGAAAAAGGCCGGCCGCTCTTTGTGCGCTCACCTGAAAGTCGATTTAATTTAGCCAATTTTATGCGCACTCATCTCTTTACAGCATTTGGGGCTCTGAAAATCGGAATGGACATTTTAACTAGACAAGAAAGTGTGGCAATTGATCGCATTTTAGCGCATGGCGGGTTATTTAAAACTCCATTGGTTGGGCAAAAGATAGTCGCAGCTGCGATGAATGTTCCGGTTTCCGTTATGGCGACAGCTGGAGAAGGCGGCGCTTGGGGAATGGCGATTCTCGCTTCCTACTTAATCAACCAAGCACAAAATGAGAGTTTAGAAGATTTCCTTGACCAAAGCGTTTTTAAAGAGGTTGAGGGACAAGAAATCTATCCTGATGCAGATGATGTTAAAGGATTTGAAACGTTTATCGAACGTTATACAAGAGGTCTAGTGATTGAACAGGCGGCTGTTGATCACTTAGTGGAAAATGGGAGGGACTAA
- a CDS encoding GntR family transcriptional regulator has translation MKPKYQVIIDDIKSKILSGEYGADEQIPTELALQEKYKVSRHTIRKAILDLANEGFLRSEKGSGTYVSHQYRSKASGSASRKIIGVITTYISDYIFPSIIRGIEGRLNEDNYSLLLASTNNDVEQEKKALEMMLAFGVDGLIIEPTKSNLYNPNIAYYLSFKEQDVPFIMINAYYEELDVPFFCLDDIQSSYLATNELISKGHTQIGLISKMDDLQGKYRMKGFIKALGEAKLRFQPDQVFTFVTETKADLNTNLRKFLSDHRDELTALVCYNDEVGLEVLNVCRQLEISVPEELSIVGQDNSYIARNANIKLTTLTHPQEQMGRDAAEWVIKKLQGKKDIPNENYYQPTLIEGETVKALDV, from the coding sequence ATGAAGCCAAAATATCAGGTCATCATTGATGATATAAAAAGTAAGATCCTTTCTGGAGAATACGGTGCAGATGAGCAAATCCCTACCGAACTCGCTTTACAAGAAAAATATAAGGTCAGCCGGCACACGATCCGAAAAGCTATCCTAGACCTTGCAAATGAAGGATTCTTAAGAAGCGAAAAAGGTTCGGGGACCTATGTGAGTCATCAGTATCGCTCCAAAGCAAGCGGATCAGCCAGTCGTAAAATTATTGGCGTGATCACAACCTACATTTCCGATTACATTTTTCCTTCCATTATCCGAGGAATTGAGGGGAGATTGAATGAAGATAATTATTCGTTACTGCTAGCGAGCACCAATAACGATGTAGAGCAGGAAAAAAAGGCTTTGGAAATGATGTTAGCCTTTGGCGTGGATGGTCTGATTATCGAACCGACTAAAAGCAATCTATACAATCCCAACATTGCCTACTATCTGTCGTTTAAGGAGCAAGATGTTCCCTTTATCATGATTAATGCTTATTATGAGGAATTAGATGTTCCTTTCTTTTGTCTCGATGATATCCAATCTAGTTATCTTGCAACAAATGAATTGATTTCAAAGGGCCACACGCAAATTGGCCTTATTTCAAAAATGGATGACTTACAAGGAAAGTACCGAATGAAAGGTTTTATCAAAGCGCTCGGCGAAGCCAAATTACGCTTTCAACCCGATCAAGTGTTTACCTTTGTTACCGAGACAAAGGCTGATCTTAACACGAATTTGAGGAAGTTCTTAAGCGACCATCGAGATGAATTAACCGCGCTCGTTTGCTATAACGATGAGGTGGGACTAGAAGTACTAAATGTATGCAGACAACTTGAGATTTCCGTGCCAGAGGAATTATCGATTGTGGGCCAGGATAATTCTTATATTGCACGAAACGCGAATATCAAACTCACGACATTGACCCACCCGCAAGAGCAGATGGGACGCGATGCCGCTGAATGGGTCATAAAAAAATTACAAGGCAAGAAAGACATCCCAAACGAAAACTATTACCAGCCCACACTAATCGAAGGCGAAACGGTAAAAGCATTAGACGTTTAA
- the araA gene encoding L-arabinose isomerase encodes MTTVGTKEFWFVVGSQHLYGEEALAEVKAHAQTMTDALNESGVLPYPLVLQDLAVTADKITSIMKEVNYRDEVAGVITWMHTFSPAKMWIRGTKLLQKPLLHLATQYNESIPWATIDMDFMNLNQAAHGDREYGFINARLKKQNKIVVGYWERPEVQQQIADWMDVAVAYNESFAIKVARFGDNMRNVGVTEGDKVEAQIQFGWTVDYFGIGDLVQYVNAVKDEEIDDLFGEYAELYDFDYGTYSKEDWEASVKVQASYEIAIKRFLDDGGYNAFTTNFEDLYGMKQLPGLAVQRLMAQGYGFAGEGDWKTAALDRLLKVMSHNQSTGFMEDYTYELAPGKESVLQSHMLEVDPTLASNKPKIIVSPLGIGNREDPARLVFDGQAGEGVVVSMADFGTHYKLLINEVTAFEPTVPAPNLPVARVLWNVKPNFQDGVKAWIENGGGHHTVVSLNLTTDQIVSYAKLVDLEYVIIK; translated from the coding sequence ATGACAACAGTAGGAACGAAAGAATTTTGGTTTGTGGTCGGTTCACAGCATCTCTACGGGGAAGAAGCATTAGCGGAGGTCAAAGCACATGCCCAAACTATGACCGATGCCTTAAATGAAAGCGGCGTATTACCATACCCTCTTGTATTGCAGGATTTAGCGGTTACTGCAGATAAAATTACAAGCATTATGAAAGAAGTCAACTATCGTGACGAGGTAGCAGGAGTCATCACTTGGATGCATACCTTCTCACCAGCAAAAATGTGGATTCGCGGAACGAAACTCTTGCAAAAACCACTGCTTCATTTAGCGACACAATACAATGAAAGTATTCCATGGGCGACTATTGATATGGACTTTATGAACCTTAACCAGGCCGCTCATGGCGACCGTGAATATGGGTTTATTAATGCCCGTTTGAAAAAACAAAATAAAATTGTAGTGGGTTACTGGGAACGACCTGAAGTGCAACAACAAATTGCGGATTGGATGGACGTCGCAGTCGCTTATAATGAAAGCTTCGCGATCAAAGTAGCCCGCTTTGGTGACAACATGCGCAATGTTGGAGTAACTGAAGGGGATAAGGTTGAAGCCCAAATTCAATTTGGCTGGACTGTGGACTATTTTGGTATTGGTGACCTTGTTCAATACGTGAATGCCGTTAAGGACGAAGAAATCGATGATCTATTCGGTGAATACGCTGAACTCTATGATTTTGATTATGGCACATACAGCAAGGAAGATTGGGAAGCTAGTGTAAAAGTTCAAGCAAGCTATGAAATCGCGATCAAACGTTTCCTTGATGATGGTGGTTATAATGCCTTTACGACGAACTTCGAAGACTTATATGGTATGAAACAGCTTCCGGGTCTTGCTGTCCAGCGCTTGATGGCACAAGGATACGGCTTTGCAGGTGAAGGAGATTGGAAGACAGCGGCACTCGATCGCTTGTTAAAAGTGATGAGCCATAATCAATCCACTGGTTTTATGGAAGATTATACTTATGAATTAGCTCCTGGCAAAGAATCTGTTCTTCAATCCCATATGCTCGAAGTGGATCCAACTCTTGCAAGCAACAAGCCGAAAATTATCGTTTCTCCATTAGGTATTGGTAATCGAGAAGATCCAGCACGTTTAGTGTTCGACGGTCAAGCTGGAGAGGGTGTCGTCGTTTCGATGGCTGACTTTGGGACTCATTATAAGCTGTTGATCAATGAGGTAACGGCCTTTGAGCCAACTGTTCCGGCTCCAAATCTTCCAGTTGCCCGCGTCCTTTGGAATGTGAAGCCAAACTTCCAAGATGGCGTAAAAGCTTGGATTGAGAATGGCGGCGGCCACCATACTGTTGTATCATTAAACTTAACAA
- a CDS encoding L-ribulose-5-phosphate 4-epimerase produces the protein MLEKLKEEVFQANLDLPKHGLVKYTWGNASAIDRDSGLFVIKPSGVDYETMKPSDMVVLDLDGNVVEGELNPSSDTPTHAVLYKHFPEIGGIVHTHSTWATVWAQAGLDVPAMGTTHADTFYGSVPCARHLTQEEIDRGYEVETGNVIIETFEERGIDILAVPGVLLHGHGPFTWGKDVKSAVMNSVVLDEVAKLNLFTRELNHFAQELPQRILDKHYLRKHGKNAYYGQK, from the coding sequence ATGTTAGAAAAATTGAAAGAAGAAGTGTTCCAAGCGAATCTCGACTTACCAAAACATGGACTTGTCAAATACACATGGGGGAATGCGAGTGCCATCGATCGCGACAGTGGTTTATTCGTGATCAAGCCAAGTGGTGTTGACTATGAAACGATGAAACCAAGTGATATGGTCGTGCTTGATTTGGATGGCAATGTGGTGGAAGGCGAGTTGAATCCTTCTTCAGATACCCCGACGCATGCCGTCCTTTACAAACATTTTCCAGAAATAGGCGGTATCGTGCATACCCATTCGACATGGGCAACGGTTTGGGCTCAAGCGGGCCTGGATGTACCCGCAATGGGAACCACTCATGCCGACACTTTCTATGGTTCGGTGCCTTGTGCTCGCCACTTGACGCAAGAAGAAATCGATCGCGGTTATGAGGTTGAGACGGGAAACGTTATTATTGAAACTTTTGAAGAACGCGGAATTGATATTTTAGCTGTGCCAGGTGTTCTGCTGCATGGACATGGTCCATTTACTTGGGGCAAGGATGTCAAATCGGCCGTCATGAATAGTGTTGTTTTAGATGAAGTGGCGAAATTGAATTTATTTACAAGGGAATTAAATCATTTTGCACAAGAATTGCCTCAACGGATTTTAGACAAGCATTACTTAAGAAAGCACGGAAAAAATGCTTACTATGGTCAAAAGTAA